A DNA window from Cydia pomonella isolate Wapato2018A chromosome 18, ilCydPomo1, whole genome shotgun sequence contains the following coding sequences:
- the LOC133527945 gene encoding endocuticle structural glycoprotein SgAbd-3-like, with amino-acid sequence MKYFIVLALASVASAARLDNVYLPPNARSSGGPSAGLQTPKGGSFQGTQSQGGFNAQAQSYSSASASASASSQAEILRFDNEINEEGFRYAYETSDGTKAQQEGRVIPGSKPEEGSLQVSGSYSYVGDDGQTYSLTYTADENGYHAEGDHLPTPPPIPEAILKSLQLTAGNGAQYDSQRSSYDADKTGY; translated from the exons ATGAAATAC TTCATCGTCCTTGCTCTGGCTTCCGTGGCGTCCGCGGCGCGTCTAGACAATGTATACCTGCCTCCCAACGCCAGGTCTTCAGGTGGCCCCAGCGCCGGCCTACAGACTCCTAAGGGAGGGTCGTTCCAGGGAACACAGAGCCAAGGAG GTTTCAACGCCCAAGCCCAAAGCTACTCCAGTGCCTCAGCCAGCGCCTCAGCCAGCAGCCAGGCTGAGATCCTGAGGTTCGACAATGAGATCAACGAGGAGGGCTTCCGATATGCTTACGAGACCAGTGACGGCACCAAGGCTCAGCAGGAAG GCCGCGTCATCCCCGGCTCCAAGCCCGAAGAAGGCTCCCTCCAAGTCTCCGGCTCCTACTCGTACGTCGGTGACGACGGACAGACGTACTCGCTGACATACACCGCTGATGAGAATGGGTACCACGCCGAGGGAGACCACCTACCCACCCCGCCGCCGATCCCGGAGGCCATTCTGAAGAGCTTGCAGCTCACGGCCGGGAATGGTG ctCAATATGATAGCCAGAGGAGCAGTTACGACGCCGACAAGACTGGCTACTAA